In Pseudomonas sp. R76, one genomic interval encodes:
- the cysB gene encoding HTH-type transcriptional regulator CysB produces the protein MKLQQLRYIWEVAHHDLNVSATAQSLYTSQPGISKQIRLLEDELGVEVFARSGKHLTRVTPAGERIITTAGEILRKVESIKQIAQEFSNEKKGTLSIATTHTQARYALPPVIRDFIKQYPDVALHMHQGSPMQIAEMAADGTVDFAIATEALELFGDLVMMPCYRWNRCVVVPQGHPLAKLPKLTLEALAEYPIVTYVFGFTGRSKLDEAFSHRGLTPKVVFTAADADVIKTYVRLGLGVGIVAKMAVDTNLDKDLVVLDASELFESSVTKIGFRRGTFLRGFMCDFIEKFAPHLTREVMAKAIQCHNKPELEELFDGVELPVH, from the coding sequence ATGAAGCTTCAACAACTGCGCTACATCTGGGAAGTGGCGCACCACGACCTCAACGTTTCCGCTACCGCTCAAAGCCTCTACACCTCGCAACCCGGTATCAGCAAGCAGATCCGCCTGCTCGAAGACGAGCTGGGCGTTGAAGTGTTCGCGCGCAGCGGCAAGCACCTGACCCGCGTCACCCCGGCTGGCGAGCGCATCATCACCACCGCCGGTGAGATCCTGCGTAAAGTCGAAAGTATCAAGCAGATCGCCCAGGAATTCTCCAACGAGAAAAAAGGCACCCTGTCGATTGCCACCACCCACACCCAGGCGCGTTATGCCTTGCCGCCGGTGATCCGCGATTTCATCAAGCAATACCCGGACGTCGCCCTGCACATGCACCAGGGTTCGCCGATGCAGATCGCCGAGATGGCCGCTGACGGCACCGTCGATTTTGCCATCGCCACCGAAGCGCTGGAGCTGTTCGGCGACCTGGTGATGATGCCGTGCTACCGCTGGAACCGTTGCGTCGTCGTGCCCCAGGGCCACCCGTTGGCCAAGCTGCCGAAGCTGACCCTGGAAGCCCTGGCTGAATACCCGATCGTGACCTACGTGTTCGGTTTTACCGGCCGTTCCAAGCTCGACGAAGCCTTCAGCCATCGCGGCCTCACGCCGAAAGTGGTGTTCACCGCCGCCGACGCAGACGTGATCAAGACTTACGTGCGCCTGGGCCTGGGCGTGGGCATCGTCGCCAAGATGGCGGTCGACACCAACCTCGACAAAGACCTGGTGGTACTCGACGCCAGCGAGTTGTTCGAGTCCAGCGTGACCAAGATCGGCTTCCGTCGCGGTACATTCCTGCGTGGCTTCATGTGCGACTTCATCGAGAAATTTGCGCCGCACCTGACCCGCGAAGTCATGGCCAAGGCGATCCAGTGCCACAACAAGCCGGAATTGGAAGAGCTGTTTGACGGCGTAGAACTGCCCGTCCACTGA
- a CDS encoding GreA/GreB family elongation factor, producing the protein MNKHAVLQLILEKLTVDLDIAQRAAQTAYETATHEENIAENKYDTLGLEASYLAAGQAKRVEEIKQSLALCQNLQLRAYDDQRGIEVGALVGLEDENARQQWLFLAPDAAGLKVDVVGQPVTVITPRSPLGKSLLGKFEGDEVEILVAGARQHFTVTEAK; encoded by the coding sequence ATGAATAAACACGCCGTTCTCCAGTTGATCCTGGAAAAGCTCACAGTCGACCTCGATATCGCCCAGCGTGCCGCGCAGACCGCCTACGAAACTGCGACCCACGAAGAAAACATCGCCGAAAACAAATACGACACCTTGGGCCTGGAAGCGTCCTACCTGGCGGCCGGGCAAGCCAAGCGGGTCGAGGAAATCAAGCAGTCGCTGGCGCTGTGCCAGAACCTGCAGCTACGCGCTTACGATGATCAGCGTGGCATAGAAGTCGGCGCACTGGTGGGCCTGGAAGACGAAAACGCTCGCCAGCAATGGCTGTTTCTGGCGCCGGACGCGGCAGGCTTGAAGGTGGATGTGGTGGGGCAACCGGTGACCGTCATCACCCCGCGCTCGCCCCTGGGCAAAAGCCTGCTGGGCAAGTTCGAAGGTGATGAGGTGGAGATTCTGGTGGCAGGCGCTCGGCAACACTTTACGGTTACCGAGGCCAAATAA
- the earP gene encoding elongation factor P maturation arginine rhamnosyltransferase EarP — MKARWDIFCSVVDNYGDIGVTWRLARQLVVEHACEVRLWVDDLRAFERLCPEIDVRLDQQWQEGVEVCHWPAQWRDTPSADVVIAAFACQLPPDYMEAMAACERTPLWMNLDYLSAEDWVVGCHRLPSVKFKGVQKYFFFPGFRPGTGGLLREGGLLEQRQAFQHDPAAQQQFLQALGVFPAAGVRLMSLFAYENAGLASWLDVLATDGRATHLLVPEGRILGDVQRWLGVDGLAVGDLHQRDALTVQVLPFVRQEQYDRLLWCCEFNAVRGEDSFVRAQWAGRPLLWHIYRQDEDIHLDKLDAFLELYTAALSPAAKAAVVALWQAWNADGDMAQPWKMLLEHWPEVCRNADSWCLEQGLQADLATALVKFYESWI, encoded by the coding sequence ATGAAAGCCCGCTGGGATATTTTTTGCAGCGTCGTCGACAACTACGGCGACATCGGCGTGACCTGGCGCCTGGCCCGGCAATTGGTGGTGGAGCACGCGTGTGAGGTGCGCTTGTGGGTCGACGACCTGCGCGCCTTCGAACGCCTGTGCCCAGAGATTGATGTGCGGCTGGACCAGCAGTGGCAGGAAGGCGTGGAGGTGTGCCATTGGCCGGCGCAGTGGCGCGACACGCCATCGGCCGATGTGGTGATCGCCGCGTTCGCCTGCCAGTTGCCGCCTGACTATATGGAAGCCATGGCCGCGTGCGAACGCACACCCTTGTGGATGAACCTGGATTACCTCAGTGCTGAGGACTGGGTGGTGGGTTGCCATCGCCTGCCGTCAGTGAAGTTCAAGGGCGTGCAGAAGTACTTCTTTTTTCCGGGCTTTCGTCCGGGGACTGGCGGGCTTTTGCGCGAAGGCGGGTTGCTGGAGCAGCGTCAGGCGTTTCAGCACGACCCGGCAGCACAGCAACAATTCCTACAGGCGCTAGGCGTATTTCCAGCAGCGGGTGTGCGTTTGATGTCGTTGTTCGCCTACGAAAATGCCGGGCTCGCCAGTTGGCTCGACGTGCTGGCGACGGACGGGCGTGCCACTCATCTATTGGTGCCGGAAGGGCGCATCCTCGGCGATGTGCAGCGTTGGCTCGGTGTAGACGGGCTGGCCGTAGGAGATCTGCATCAGCGCGACGCTCTGACCGTGCAGGTGCTGCCGTTCGTGCGCCAGGAACAGTATGACCGCCTGCTGTGGTGCTGCGAGTTCAATGCGGTGCGCGGTGAAGACTCGTTCGTGCGCGCGCAGTGGGCGGGGCGCCCGTTGCTGTGGCACATCTACCGCCAGGACGAAGACATCCACCTGGACAAGCTCGATGCCTTCCTGGAGCTGTACACCGCCGCCTTATCGCCAGCCGCCAAAGCGGCGGTGGTTGCACTCTGGCAGGCCTGGAACGCTGATGGCGATATGGCACAACCGTGGAAAATGCTGCTGGAGCACTGGCCAGAGGTGTGCCGCAACGCCGATTCGTGGTGTCTGGAACAAGGCTTGCAGGCGGATCTTGCGACGGCGCTGGTGAAGTTTTATGAAAGTTGGATATGA
- a CDS encoding elongation factor P, whose translation MKTGKELKPGTVIRLENDPWLVQKAEFTKSGRNSAIMKTKLKNLLTGYKTEIVYSADDKLDDVILDRKEATLSFISGDTYTFMDTTDYTMYELNAEDIEAVLPFVEEGMEDVCEAIFFEDRLVSVELPTTIVRKVAYTEGSARGDTSGKVMKPAKLANGTELQVADFIEIDDLIEIDTREGGSYKGRAKK comes from the coding sequence ATGAAAACTGGTAAAGAACTGAAACCCGGTACAGTGATCCGTCTCGAAAACGACCCTTGGCTGGTTCAGAAAGCTGAGTTCACCAAGTCTGGTCGTAACAGCGCAATCATGAAGACCAAGCTGAAGAACCTGCTGACCGGTTACAAGACCGAGATCGTCTACAGCGCCGATGACAAACTGGACGACGTGATCCTCGACCGCAAAGAAGCGACCCTGTCCTTCATCAGCGGCGACACCTACACGTTCATGGACACCACCGACTACACCATGTACGAGCTGAACGCTGAAGACATCGAAGCCGTTCTGCCGTTCGTTGAAGAAGGCATGGAAGACGTCTGCGAAGCGATCTTCTTCGAAGACCGCCTGGTTTCCGTAGAGCTGCCGACCACCATCGTGCGTAAGGTTGCCTACACCGAAGGTTCCGCTCGCGGCGACACTTCCGGCAAAGTCATGAAGCCTGCCAAGCTGGCTAACGGTACCGAACTGCAAGTGGCCGATTTCATCGAAATCGACGACCTGATCGAGATCGACACCCGCGAAGGTGGTTCGTACAAAGGTCGCGCCAAGAAGTAA
- a CDS encoding organic hydroperoxide resistance protein, whose translation MQTLYTAVATATGGRDGRAVSSDNILDVKLSTPKELGGAGGQATNPEQLFAAGYSACFIGALKFVASQTKRKIPDDASITAHVGIGQIPGGFGLDIDLNINLPGLDQDDAQSLVDAAHQVCPYSNATRGNVDVRLHVTV comes from the coding sequence ATGCAAACGCTCTATACCGCAGTAGCCACCGCCACCGGCGGCCGTGATGGTCGTGCTGTTTCCAGCGACAACATCCTCGACGTCAAACTCTCCACCCCTAAAGAATTGGGCGGTGCCGGTGGCCAGGCCACCAACCCTGAACAGCTGTTTGCTGCCGGTTACTCGGCCTGCTTTATCGGCGCGCTGAAATTCGTCGCCAGCCAGACCAAACGCAAAATCCCGGATGACGCTTCGATCACTGCCCACGTCGGCATCGGTCAAATCCCCGGTGGTTTCGGCCTGGATATCGACCTGAACATTAACTTGCCGGGCCTGGATCAAGACGACGCGCAAAGCCTGGTCGACGCCGCCCACCAAGTTTGCCCGTACTCCAACGCCACCCGTGGCAACGTCGATGTGCGCCTGCACGTGACGGTCTGA
- a CDS encoding MarR family winged helix-turn-helix transcriptional regulator, with amino-acid sequence MSKNPDPCESLMLDNQLCFALHSTSLLMTKVYKPLLQALGLTYPQYLAMMVLWEEDGLTVGEISSRLLTDPGSLTPLLKRLEAEGLLSRTRSREDERVVVVALTQAGRALQEKAMGIPQCILGASELQLEQLRKLQGDLIALRGNLQNAI; translated from the coding sequence ATGAGCAAAAACCCCGATCCTTGCGAATCCTTGATGCTGGATAACCAGCTGTGTTTCGCCCTGCACTCCACTTCGCTGCTGATGACCAAGGTCTACAAGCCACTGCTGCAAGCCCTCGGCCTGACCTATCCGCAGTACCTGGCCATGATGGTGTTGTGGGAAGAGGATGGCTTGACCGTCGGCGAAATCAGCAGCCGCCTGCTGACCGACCCGGGCTCACTGACGCCGCTGCTCAAGCGCCTGGAAGCCGAAGGCCTGCTCAGCCGCACCCGCAGCCGCGAGGATGAACGTGTGGTGGTGGTGGCATTGACCCAGGCAGGCCGTGCGCTGCAGGAAAAAGCCATGGGCATTCCGCAGTGCATCCTCGGCGCCAGCGAGCTGCAACTGGAGCAGTTGCGCAAGTTGCAGGGGGATTTGATTGCCTTGCGGGGCAATCTGCAAAACGCAATTTGA
- a CDS encoding LysR family transcriptional regulator has translation MNPNTLTDQLSLFLDVLETGSFSAAARRHPLTPSAVARRIDSLESSVGSRLFQRSTHAVVPTPAGLAFAERARRIVGELQLARAEAVSLSHAPEGLIRVDAPAAFGRRHLAPVIADFLNVYPGLDVHLHLIDSFVDMQGAHLGKVDLVLRAGHIVDTRLIATPLASIVRIACASPAYLKSRGTPTHPRELSEHDGLDWDGLAPMFAWRFELDGRRATYRPQRIRMSANNAEALLSGALAGLGIAHLPTWLASEYLVRGELLPLFCEDGLPSPETSGIYALRLEQQANARSRLLLEYLKSRFSPVPPWDLALQSGLV, from the coding sequence ATGAACCCCAATACCCTGACCGATCAACTGAGCCTGTTTCTGGATGTGCTGGAGACCGGCAGTTTTTCCGCCGCCGCCCGCCGTCATCCGCTGACGCCTTCGGCAGTGGCGCGGCGGATCGACAGCCTGGAAAGTTCGGTCGGCAGCCGCCTGTTTCAACGCAGCACCCACGCGGTGGTGCCGACACCGGCAGGCCTGGCCTTCGCCGAGCGGGCGCGGCGCATTGTCGGCGAGTTGCAACTGGCACGGGCCGAGGCGGTGTCGTTGAGCCATGCGCCGGAGGGCTTGATTCGCGTGGACGCGCCGGCGGCGTTTGGTCGACGGCATCTGGCGCCGGTGATCGCCGATTTTCTGAATGTGTACCCGGGGCTGGACGTGCACCTGCACCTGATCGACAGCTTTGTCGACATGCAGGGCGCGCACTTGGGCAAGGTCGACCTGGTGCTGCGCGCCGGGCATATCGTCGACACGCGGTTGATTGCCACACCGCTGGCCAGCATCGTGCGAATCGCCTGCGCCAGCCCGGCCTATCTCAAAAGCCGAGGCACGCCGACGCATCCGCGCGAGTTGAGCGAACACGACGGCCTCGACTGGGACGGCTTGGCGCCAATGTTCGCCTGGCGTTTCGAGCTGGATGGGCGCCGCGCCACCTATCGCCCGCAGCGCATTCGCATGAGTGCCAATAACGCCGAAGCGCTGCTCTCGGGCGCACTCGCCGGGCTGGGTATCGCGCACCTGCCCACCTGGCTTGCCAGTGAATACCTGGTGCGCGGCGAACTGTTGCCGCTGTTTTGCGAAGATGGCTTGCCCAGCCCGGAAACCAGCGGCATCTACGCGTTGCGCCTGGAGCAACAGGCCAATGCGCGTAGCCGGTTGTTGCTGGAATACCTGAAGTCACGTTTCAGCCCGGTGCCGCCGTGGGATCTGGCGCTGCAAAGCGGTTTGGTCTGA
- a CDS encoding sulfite exporter TauE/SafE family protein, whose protein sequence is MLDLAMYLLLGAALGTVGGLFGIGGGLIAIPVLGVLFGLDQQLAQGTALVMVVPNVMLALWRYHQRNRIELRHALPLGVMGFSFAWLGSIWAVGLDAGAMRVGFIAFLLTLSAYNLVRMFTRNAPPTAEMRYSWPWLAVLGAASGSMGGLFGVGGAVVATPVLTSLFGTTQVVAQGLSLALALPSTSVTLVTYAWHHEVDWMIGVPLAVGGLLSISWGVKVAHALPERVLRGLFCAFLAICAVMLTFKV, encoded by the coding sequence GTGTTGGATTTAGCGATGTACCTGTTGTTAGGCGCGGCCTTGGGCACGGTCGGCGGCCTGTTCGGCATTGGCGGCGGGCTGATTGCAATCCCGGTGCTGGGCGTGTTGTTCGGCCTCGATCAGCAACTCGCCCAAGGCACGGCATTGGTGATGGTGGTGCCTAATGTGATGCTGGCGCTGTGGCGTTACCACCAACGCAATCGCATCGAACTGCGCCACGCGTTGCCATTGGGCGTCATGGGCTTCAGCTTCGCCTGGCTCGGTTCGATCTGGGCGGTCGGCCTGGACGCCGGCGCCATGCGCGTGGGCTTTATCGCGTTTTTGCTGACGCTTTCGGCGTACAACCTGGTGCGCATGTTCACCCGCAACGCGCCGCCGACGGCCGAGATGCGCTATTCCTGGCCATGGCTCGCGGTGCTGGGCGCGGCGTCCGGCTCCATGGGCGGTTTGTTTGGCGTGGGCGGCGCGGTGGTTGCCACGCCGGTGCTGACCAGTCTTTTCGGCACCACCCAAGTGGTCGCGCAAGGTTTGTCGCTGGCCTTGGCGTTGCCCAGCACCAGCGTGACATTGGTCACCTATGCCTGGCACCACGAAGTCGACTGGATGATCGGCGTGCCCCTGGCCGTTGGCGGCCTGCTGAGTATCAGTTGGGGGGTAAAAGTTGCCCACGCCTTGCCCGAGCGCGTGTTGCGCGGCTTGTTCTGCGCTTTCCTGGCGATCTGCGCGGTGATGCTGACGTTTAAAGTCTGA
- a CDS encoding LysR family transcriptional regulator, whose translation MQYISEIDQLSGYPSIDTEVLRTFVAIADQGGFTRAGELVNRTQSAVSMQMKRLEEDVLQRKLFERDGRQVRLTPEGQVLLGYARRILKLHSEVFNTLREPHMVGLVRIGTPDDYVMRYLPGILKRFSKAYPLIQLEMHCESSLVLMQRRDLALTVISREPGSEIGELLRTERMVWVAAPCFCVDEHESLPLAISGLDSFCTHWTRSALDASGRDYRLAYHSSNGAAIQAVVSAGLAITVSMESLVTEDLRVLGSEEGFPPLPSVDLRLLRNPAMASPITDCLAEYILEGFRL comes from the coding sequence ATGCAATACATCTCGGAGATTGATCAATTGTCCGGCTACCCCAGCATCGACACTGAAGTGCTGCGCACCTTCGTCGCCATCGCCGATCAGGGCGGCTTTACCCGCGCCGGTGAACTGGTCAACCGCACTCAGTCGGCGGTGAGCATGCAGATGAAGCGCCTGGAAGAAGACGTGCTGCAACGCAAGCTGTTCGAGCGCGACGGGCGCCAGGTGCGGCTGACGCCGGAAGGCCAGGTGTTGCTCGGTTATGCGCGGCGCATCCTGAAACTGCACAGCGAGGTGTTCAACACCCTGCGCGAACCGCACATGGTCGGCTTGGTGCGCATCGGCACGCCGGATGACTACGTGATGCGCTACCTGCCGGGCATTCTGAAGCGATTCTCCAAGGCCTATCCGCTGATTCAGTTGGAGATGCACTGCGAATCGTCCCTGGTATTGATGCAGCGCCGGGATCTGGCCCTCACGGTGATCAGCCGTGAACCGGGCAGCGAAATCGGCGAACTGTTGCGCACTGAGCGGATGGTATGGGTGGCTGCGCCGTGCTTCTGCGTGGACGAGCATGAGTCGCTGCCCCTGGCCATTTCCGGCCTGGACAGCTTCTGCACCCATTGGACACGCTCCGCGCTGGATGCCAGCGGGCGCGACTATCGCCTGGCGTATCACAGCTCCAATGGTGCAGCGATCCAGGCAGTGGTCAGCGCCGGCCTGGCGATTACCGTGAGCATGGAAAGCCTGGTGACCGAAGACCTGCGCGTACTCGGCAGTGAGGAAGGTTTTCCGCCGCTGCCGTCGGTCGATCTGCGGTTACTGCGCAACCCTGCAATGGCCTCGCCCATCACCGATTGCCTGGCGGAATACATCCTCGAAGGCTTCAGACTTTAA
- a CDS encoding DUF1127 domain-containing protein, with amino-acid sequence MKGQKGFVLMAKRPFSGLVHTIARWQALHQERQTLASLSDEALKDIGLNRGDVEQDRHLHFWQDPLRK; translated from the coding sequence ATGAAAGGTCAGAAAGGTTTTGTGTTGATGGCGAAACGTCCGTTTTCCGGGCTGGTTCACACGATTGCGCGCTGGCAGGCGTTGCATCAAGAACGTCAGACACTGGCAAGTTTGAGCGATGAGGCGCTCAAGGATATTGGGCTGAATCGCGGCGATGTCGAGCAGGATCGTCACCTGCATTTCTGGCAAGACCCGCTGCGAAAATGA
- a CDS encoding winged helix-turn-helix domain-containing protein: MPVDLSFSLKQARRLALAAQGFSGRQAPAQVKAAHLNRLIERLGVLQIDSVNAVVRSHYLPLFSRLGHYSPLILEQAAWSQGRRRSLFEYWGHEASLLPMAFYPLMRWRMERAKLGQGIYSQMARFGREQQATIERVLQTVEARGALGAGSLSTRDERAGPWWDWSDEKHALEWLFAAGLVTVAGRRGFERLYDLPERVIPGEILQQPLLSEAEAQRGLLLHSATALGVGTEKDLRDYFRLDPADSRSRLAELVEDGQLLACQVQGWKAPAFCLPDPKVPRKVPASALLSPFDSLIWERSRTERLFDFRYRLEIYTPQDKRVYGYYVLPFLHNERIAARVDLRAERANGCLAVHAVHEEEPGLDEEGMQALALNLAQMASWLGLEQVQLNCQGPSAARLRVAMLQT; this comes from the coding sequence ATGCCCGTCGACCTGTCTTTTTCACTCAAGCAAGCGCGACGCCTGGCGCTGGCGGCCCAGGGGTTCTCCGGGCGCCAGGCGCCGGCACAGGTCAAGGCCGCGCACCTCAACCGGCTGATTGAGCGTTTGGGTGTGTTGCAGATCGACTCCGTCAATGCGGTGGTGCGCTCGCATTACCTGCCGCTGTTTTCGCGCCTTGGCCATTACTCCCCGTTGATTCTTGAGCAAGCCGCCTGGAGCCAGGGGCGACGGCGCTCGCTGTTTGAGTACTGGGGCCATGAGGCTTCGCTGCTGCCTATGGCGTTCTACCCGTTAATGCGCTGGCGCATGGAGCGGGCGAAGCTGGGGCAGGGGATTTACTCGCAGATGGCGCGTTTTGGCCGTGAGCAGCAGGCCACTATTGAGCGCGTATTGCAGACCGTCGAGGCGCGCGGTGCACTGGGCGCAGGCAGTTTGTCGACCCGTGATGAGCGCGCGGGCCCGTGGTGGGATTGGAGTGACGAAAAGCACGCGCTGGAGTGGCTGTTTGCTGCCGGGTTGGTCACCGTGGCGGGGCGGCGCGGGTTTGAGCGGCTTTATGATTTACCCGAGCGAGTGATTCCCGGCGAGATCCTTCAACAACCCTTGTTAAGCGAAGCCGAGGCCCAGCGTGGTTTGCTGCTGCACAGTGCGACGGCGCTGGGCGTGGGGACGGAAAAAGACCTGCGTGACTACTTCCGCCTTGACCCCGCCGACAGCCGCAGCCGCTTGGCCGAACTGGTCGAGGACGGCCAATTGCTGGCCTGCCAGGTGCAGGGCTGGAAAGCACCGGCATTCTGCCTGCCCGATCCGAAAGTACCGCGCAAGGTGCCGGCCAGCGCCTTGCTGTCGCCGTTCGACTCGCTGATCTGGGAGCGCAGCCGTACCGAGCGGTTGTTCGACTTCCGTTATCGGCTGGAGATCTACACCCCGCAAGACAAGCGGGTGTACGGCTATTACGTGCTGCCGTTTTTGCACAATGAGCGCATCGCCGCGCGCGTCGACTTGCGCGCCGAACGCGCCAATGGCTGCCTGGCGGTGCATGCGGTGCACGAAGAAGAGCCGGGGTTGGATGAGGAAGGCATGCAGGCGTTGGCCTTGAACCTGGCGCAGATGGCCAGTTGGCTGGGGCTGGAGCAGGTCCAACTTAATTGCCAGGGGCCCAGTGCTGCTCGGTTGAGAGTAGCGATGCTACAAACATAA
- a CDS encoding class II 3-deoxy-7-phosphoheptulonate synthase translates to MSQPWSPDSWRALPIQQQPQYPDAAHLLQVEQNLASYPPLVFAGEARELRRQFAEVTQGRAFLLQGGDCAESFAEFSAAKIRDTFKVLLQMAIVMTFAAGCPVVKVGRMAGQFAKPRSANDETIDGVTLPAYRGDIVNGIGFDMKSRVPDPDRLLQSYHQSTATLNLLRAFAQGGFADLHQVHKWNLDFIANSALAEKYSQLADRIDETLAFMRACGMDDSPQLRETSFFTAHEALLLNYEQAFVRRDSLTNDYYDCSAHMLWIGDRTRQLDGAHVEFLRGVNNPIGVKVGPSMNPDDLIRLIDILNPDNDPGRLNLIARMGAGKVGDHLPNLIRAVQREGKQVLWSSDPMHGNTIKASSGYKTRDFAQILGEVKEFFQVHQAEGSYAGGIHIEMTGQNVTECIGGARPITEDGLSDRYHTHCDPRMNADQSLELAFLIAETLKQVKR, encoded by the coding sequence ATGAGCCAACCCTGGAGCCCCGACAGCTGGCGCGCCCTGCCGATCCAGCAACAACCCCAGTACCCGGACGCTGCACACTTGCTGCAAGTGGAGCAGAACCTGGCCAGCTACCCGCCGCTGGTGTTTGCCGGGGAAGCCCGCGAGTTGCGCCGTCAGTTTGCCGAAGTGACCCAGGGCCGCGCGTTCCTGCTGCAGGGCGGCGATTGTGCCGAAAGCTTTGCCGAGTTCTCGGCGGCAAAAATCCGTGACACCTTCAAGGTGCTGCTGCAGATGGCCATCGTGATGACCTTCGCCGCCGGCTGCCCGGTGGTTAAAGTCGGGCGCATGGCCGGCCAGTTCGCCAAGCCGCGCTCGGCCAACGATGAAACCATCGACGGCGTCACCCTGCCCGCCTACCGCGGCGACATCGTCAACGGCATCGGCTTCGACATGAAAAGCCGCGTGCCGGACCCGGACCGCCTGCTGCAGTCCTACCACCAGTCCACCGCCACGCTCAATTTGCTGCGCGCTTTTGCCCAGGGCGGTTTTGCCGACCTGCACCAAGTGCACAAATGGAACCTGGACTTCATTGCCAACTCCGCGCTGGCCGAAAAATACAGCCAACTGGCCGACCGCATCGACGAGACCCTGGCGTTCATGCGCGCCTGCGGCATGGACGATTCACCCCAGCTGCGCGAAACCAGCTTCTTCACCGCCCATGAGGCGCTGTTGCTCAATTACGAGCAAGCCTTCGTGCGCCGCGACAGCCTGACCAACGACTACTACGATTGCTCGGCCCACATGCTCTGGATCGGCGACCGCACACGTCAGTTGGACGGCGCCCACGTTGAGTTCCTGCGCGGGGTCAATAACCCGATCGGCGTCAAGGTCGGCCCGAGCATGAACCCCGACGACCTGATCCGCCTGATCGACATTCTCAACCCGGACAACGACCCCGGCCGCCTCAACCTGATCGCGCGCATGGGCGCCGGCAAGGTTGGCGACCACCTGCCCAACCTGATCCGCGCTGTGCAACGCGAGGGCAAGCAGGTGCTGTGGAGCAGCGACCCGATGCATGGCAACACCATCAAGGCCAGCAGCGGCTACAAGACGCGCGACTTTGCGCAGATTCTTGGCGAGGTGAAAGAGTTCTTCCAGGTGCATCAGGCCGAAGGCTCGTATGCCGGCGGGATTCATATCGAGATGACCGGGCAGAACGTCACCGAGTGCATCGGCGGCGCGCGACCGATCACCGAGGACGGCTTGTCGGACCGCTATCACACCCATTGCGACCCACGGATGAATGCCGATCAGTCGCTGGAGCTGGCGTTCCTGATTGCCGAGACCTTGAAGCAGGTTAAACGCTGA
- a CDS encoding spermidine synthase — protein sequence MTEERVERLLAEVHDDFGMIRVLEVADYRFLEFGDAIEQSCVFTADPSWLEYDYTRAMLIGALCHEQPESALFLGLGAGTLTQACLKFLPLEDVEAIELRPDVPRLAIEYLGLDDDPRLYIRIGDALQLLDTAESADLIFVDLYTDVGPGVGHLAWTFLENCQKKLNPGGWLVINQWATDDGKPLGAALLRGLYHRHYWELPVKEGNVILLVPSELDQELDIDALSARAEALAPRLGYSLQALIKAIRPAT from the coding sequence ATGACCGAGGAGCGTGTCGAGCGCCTGCTGGCCGAAGTCCATGATGATTTCGGCATGATCCGCGTGCTCGAAGTGGCCGATTACCGCTTTCTCGAGTTTGGCGATGCCATCGAGCAAAGCTGCGTATTTACCGCCGACCCGAGCTGGCTGGAGTACGACTACACCCGCGCGATGCTGATTGGTGCGTTGTGCCATGAGCAACCTGAGAGCGCGCTGTTCCTCGGCCTGGGGGCCGGCACGCTGACCCAGGCGTGCCTCAAGTTCCTGCCGCTGGAAGATGTCGAAGCCATTGAGCTGCGCCCGGATGTGCCGCGCCTGGCCATCGAATACCTGGGGCTGGATGACGACCCGCGCCTGTACATCCGCATTGGCGACGCGCTGCAACTGTTGGATACCGCCGAGTCGGCCGACCTGATTTTCGTCGACCTGTACACGGATGTCGGCCCGGGCGTCGGCCACCTGGCCTGGACCTTCCTGGAAAACTGCCAGAAGAAACTCAACCCCGGCGGCTGGCTGGTGATCAACCAGTGGGCGACCGACGATGGCAAACCGCTGGGTGCGGCGTTATTGCGCGGGTTGTATCACCGGCATTACTGGGAACTGCCGGTGAAGGAGGGCAATGTGATTTTGCTGGTGCCTTCGGAGCTGGATCAGGAGCTGGACATAGATGCGCTTTCGGCGCGTGCCGAAGCCTTGGCGCCGCGGTTGGGGTACTCGTTGCAGGCGTTGATCAAGGCGATACGGCCGGCGACTTAG